The Phycisphaeraceae bacterium genome segment ATCGACGCGCCCTTGCGGGCCGACCGGTTCAGACGACAGATGTACTGAAAGAATGGTTCGCAGTGTTCAGACAGCGACATGGTCACCCGCCTCCGCCCGGAAGGGTCATGTAGAGGGCGATCGAATAATCAGAGGCGTCCAATCCGGGCCACCACGCGGCGATGGCGCTTTCCGACGACACCCGATCCCACATGCGCTGGCTCTCGGCCCGGTTGATGCGGAAGTAGTGCAGCCCCGTCTCGGCGGGGAACTGCACCGGCGGATGGCGCTCCTCCTGCACCTTCACGCCGCGGATGCGGCTCTGCCACATCGACGGCGCCGTGAGCTTGAACTTGTCCTCGTCCTCCACCAGCATGGCGACGGCCCGGGGATCCTCCCGCGTCTTGATGCCGATGTAGTACTCGTTGGGCTCGGTGAGGTCCGCCGCGGAGAGCGGCGCCTTGAGAAACGGTCCTTCCCGCACGAACGGCACCTTGCGGAACACGTCGCCCTTGAGGGGGCGAAGGTACTCGCGGATGCGGTCGGACAGCTCGTGAAACGGCACCGCCGGAGCGTCGTGGTCGTAGGGCGGCGCGTCGAAGGGATCTCGGTCCGGGTGCAGGGCGGCCAGTTCCGCCAGCAGGTCGCGGAACTCCAGGTACATCTCCGACGGAGAAACCGCCGGTGACGCCAGCAGGTGCGGCAGACGCGCGCTGAAGCGATTGATGGTCTTCAGCCGCAGCATCTGCTGAAAGTCCGACCCGCGCATGGTCTCCACGCTGAAGCCGCCGCGGGTCATCTGCACCACCATCTCGCGCCGGCTGGCCTCAACCGCGTTCGTCAGATCGCGCACCAGCTCGCGCAGGATGACGCTGCCGCTGATGGCGAAGCAGGGCGGGATGAAGTTCGGGTCGATGCGCGGCATCCCGATGCCTTCGCCCGTGCCGTGAACGACGCGCAGCACCGGCATCACTTCCATGTCGGTCTGGTCGTCGTCCTGGTACATGAGCCGGGCGTTGATGAGCCGGTGCATCATCGGCTGACGGTTCTCGCCGGTGTTCTCGTCCGGGCGCTCCTGCTCCCTGATCCGGTAGAGCCGCTTGGCCCGCCAGTCATCGCCGCCGGGATCGATGGTGTTGGCCCGCGCCTCGTACCACAGCGGCACGCCCAGCAGGATGGTGAATCCTTCGCTGCTGGCCTCGAAGCGCTTCTTGATGTCCATCGGCGGCAGTTCCGCCAGGCCGGGAAACGTCACGCGCGTCCCGCTGGGCATGATCGCATCCAGGCGGTCGAACCGCACCAGCATGTTCTCCAGCGCGTCGGTCGAAAGCCGTGACTCGACCAGTCCGTACGGATACGCACAGACGGCTCGACGGTCATCCGCCCTGGTTTCAGCGAGATGACGCTGCATCGCCTGAAGGTGATGCGGCTGGAGGAAGAGGCCTTCGTGCCAGTGGACGGGGGGAATGGTGGCCATGTCGCGCAAGCCGCACTCAGCGGCTCAGTCCTTTCATGAGCCGTTCAGCGTACTCGGCGATGAGTTGCATGATGTCCCGCTCGATGGTCGCCTGATCCGATGTGCCCCACAGTTCACGGTATTTTCGCCAACTGGCGACCGGAACGGACTCCAGCGTCTTCTTCTCGCGGCGGGCGGTGTCCTCGATGCTGTCGGGCGCGAAGCGAGCGTACTGCTGCTGGGCGTACTGCCGACCGGTCTGGCTGATCGCGGACACCAGGGCGGCGGTGAGCTGCCGGAGACGCTCGAGCTGCTGCGTCACTTCCCCGCGCGGAACGTCCGGGTCGCCGGACAGGTAGGCGGGAAGGGTCTTGCGCCACTCGCCCCCGCCGCGGATCTCTGATCGCGGGTTGATGGCCTTCCATGTCGTCCACCCCACTTGGTCAAGCGAACCGAGCAGGTCGACGAGCATCTGCATCACTTCCAGCGTCCGGGCGGGGTCGAGCGACTGGCTCTCCGGCATCTTCAGGTGCGCCCGGAGCTTGTCGGCGGCCTGCTCCGGCCAGACCTGCTTGCCTTCGGTGGAAAGTCCCGCCTCGCGCAGTCGGATGGCGGCCTTGCGGCGGTCCTCCGCCGACAGGGTGGGCGCCAGTTCGATCAATCGCGTGAGCAGAAAGCTCACGTCCTTCAGCTCCTTCACGTCGGTGGCGGAGAGGTCCATGGCGTCGGCCGCTCCTTTGGCGGTGAGCCCGCCGCTGTCCCAGGATGGGAAAATCTCCATCAATTCCTTCAGCACCGCGGCCCGCTCCGACGGCACCACCTTGTTCAGGGCGCGCTCGACCTCGTCGGCGAGATACTGCTGACGCACCTCCGGCGTCTCATCGGCCAGATCGGCCTGCACCAGGCGCAGTCGATTGGCGGTGGAAAGAACCAGTCGGGATCGTTCGCCGCCTGCGGTGGACATCGTGGGGTTCCGTGGGCCAATGATCCGGGAGCGATCGTGGCCCAGCCAGTATAGTGACAGCCGATCGAGTCCGAAAGCGGATCACGGAGCGCCCAATGCCCGTCTGGCGGGGGTATCGAAGGCGGCGGTGCTCGTTTCGAGCACCCATTCCGCCAGCGTGGTGAAGCGACCGCGGGGCTCCAGCACCAGGCGGAAGCCCACGTCCGCGAGGCGCATGAACTTCAGCTGCCCGCCGAAGGTGCGAGGATCAACCCGCTGGCGAACCAGCGGGTCAAGCGAAGGCGGCGACATGGACGACCCGCCCATCACGCCCAGCAGGTCCGCGCGAAGGGCGGTGTCCGCGTCGGCAGGGGTGAGAATCCGCCGGTCCCGACCTTCCCGGAAGACCAGCGGATCGTCATACGTCCACTCCATCACGTTGCCCAGCAGATGCTCGAAGTTCATCACGGGATCACCCGGAATCTCCGTAAAGTACAGCACGCCGTCGTCATAGCCCGTGAGGTGCGAGTCGGCGTCCGCCGACGACGAACGCGAGGGGTTGTTGAACGAACCCCGATCGGGCGTGATGAGGGTCTGGTTCAGTTGAGCGGCGACCTCGACCATGTGAGCCCGCTGTCGCTCGAAACGGGTGTCCCGGAGATTCGGCGCCGGAGTCAGCGCGCCGCGCTGGATCTCGCCCTTGAGCCGATCCCAGTCGGTGATGAACGGATTGCTGTAGGACTGTCGGATCGCCGCCTGAAACTCCAGGTTGGTCGGCAGACGACAACCCAGCAGCGATGCCGCGTAGGCGGCGGCGGTTGGCGACAGGTGCTGCATTGGATAATTGCGATCCGGCAGCCGGGAGTCGATGTCGGTGTTGATGTCCAGTCGCACGTTGTCGGCGTTGCGCCATTGGTCGGTGTCGGCTCGCCAGGCCGGACGTTCGCCCTGACGCAACGGCAGGGGCGGCGAGATCAAACCCGGTGGGTTTCGCCGGTATTGCCACACGCGCGGGCCATAGCGGCGATCAACCTGCGCACCGACATCCACCAGGTGCTCGGCCACGCCCTGAAGACCTCGCGCCCGGTTGATCGTGTCCGCGAACAGGTTGAATGAAACCTCGGTGGTCGAAAGGTACACGGGCGACTTGAAGCCCAGTTCCTTCAGATCAGGCGCCCGGCTGGGGTCCACCAGACGGAAGATCAGATGGATCGGGCGCTCACCGGCGGTGGCGTAATGGACCCAGGGCGGCGGCGCATTTCCCTGCCTCGGCCCTTCCTGGACCAACCGCCAGCCCTGGGCC includes the following:
- the tssK gene encoding type VI secretion system baseplate subunit TssK, translated to MATIPPVHWHEGLFLQPHHLQAMQRHLAETRADDRRAVCAYPYGLVESRLSTDALENMLVRFDRLDAIMPSGTRVTFPGLAELPPMDIKKRFEASSEGFTILLGVPLWYEARANTIDPGGDDWRAKRLYRIREQERPDENTGENRQPMMHRLINARLMYQDDDQTDMEVMPVLRVVHGTGEGIGMPRIDPNFIPPCFAISGSVILRELVRDLTNAVEASRREMVVQMTRGGFSVETMRGSDFQQMLRLKTINRFSARLPHLLASPAVSPSEMYLEFRDLLAELAALHPDRDPFDAPPYDHDAPAVPFHELSDRIREYLRPLKGDVFRKVPFVREGPFLKAPLSAADLTEPNEYYIGIKTREDPRAVAMLVEDEDKFKLTAPSMWQSRIRGVKVQEERHPPVQFPAETGLHYFRINRAESQRMWDRVSSESAIAAWWPGLDASDYSIALYMTLPGGGG